The Amphiura filiformis chromosome 15, Afil_fr2py, whole genome shotgun sequence region aaggaggcaaccaggtggAGAGCACAGTAAACTCAGCACAGTAAAcccacttcagaagaaccaaggtCATACCAATACTAATATTAATGTTTTCCTTAAATCCGTGGCAAGAagcattttggctgccattttgaaaaaagggcgaAAACACCCAAAACGCTACCACTGCTTCATTGCTATCACATATTTTCAAATTCTAGATGTCTAGGtaccttgccaaaaatcgctatGCGCATTATTCCCTTTGATACCAGTAACCATAATTTTGGACCGAGGCTGATTGTCTATAACATAAGGGTCAGACCATAAAGTGATCTATCGCCCCCTGTGTCAGGGCCGACTACGGTATAATTCCATCTAAAAGCATAATGCCTCTATATGAGTAGAAAGCACAATTATACTTATACTTATACAACCCGGCGTcgtcagcggatgttattgctctgaagactgttgttgctagtgatgtagcaCTATATAGGACACctcgaaaaaaaaaccacaaacctgtgtacaaacatgtattgttGTAAGCCCTGTATATTGTTatgtttttgtggagagtgtctgccttttgtctttTCGTCAAAACACTTATATAGAGGCACTATAACGCTTCTAGAtggaatcccagcaaacacaaaaacgttttaaaaacgttttaaataagttatattttggcttttggtttaggtaaaaacgttttaataacattaaaatgtcgggttatataaaggtcatgataacgttttaaaacgttttgtataaaaacacactacaacaatatttcaaaatgttttcaaaaaatgttattgtaaactatttttttgcaaacatttttgccaaatattgtgtcaatacttaaataacattatgtaaaaatatttgaacccagcaaccacagaaatgttcttaaaatgttttttcaaaaccttttaataacatttaaatgtcgggttatataaaggtcatgaaaacgtttttaaaacgttattgaaaatattttgggcaaacatttttcgcaaaatattttttcaaccccaaaataacattttgtttagaatgttttgtatcaagttttcaagaatgtttttggaatgttattaaaatgtttttataccctttatataacccgacatttaaacgttttctgtaaaacatttttgtttgttgagcagtagattatcaaaatatgtttttaaaggtcatgaaaacgttttatactcttaatataccctttatataacccgacatttaaacgttttctgacaaccttttataaccttttgcgaatgatgtcgaaaacattttgtgtttgctgggatattatacATCTGACCATTGCCTTTTTTAttcctttcttcttcttcttcttcttcttcttcttcttcttcttcttcttcttcttcttcttcttcttcttcttcttcttgtccgTAATTGCGTATGGTAATATTGATTATCTTACATAAAATGTAAATCACGTCTCCTTGTCGTCGAAAATAAAACAGAAATCTACAATTCGATCTTTTCGATATATCCGATTTATGGCGATGTGGCATTAAACATTAATCATTGATAGTATAGCATGACATGATTGTTGAATAAATCCTAATAAGAAAGGGATAAGATGAAATTAATTCAAACGCGAGCGTTAAACTTTAGCTAGTATGTTGGACTCCCCATTCAAAGCTAGGATGTGTGAAAGAAATACACATACAAACCAAGGAATGACAAAACGAGGAATGAGCCAGGAATTCAAAGCGAGGATTTTTACAGTATTATAGGCAGACATCACTTGGTATGGGGTTTATGAAAAATACAGTTATAACCTTTCCTCGCCTTAtaaacgaatccaacgagccaagtgatcgTCAgcattcagtcggccattactgggtcccgtctgcaccaaactggtgtggttactgcccaattgggtggattaaatccgcttaaaaatcgatgttgaattgtattgtgttgtaaactttgatggaatgcagtttaatatccccgccaaggccacatcatttaagaggggacccagtaatggctgccattgaagtGTGGGAATGCGTGAAAATGACTTCGTCTATAGGTACAGAACTTTTTAGTGAGGTAGGTAGTGTGGGGCGCTCTCGCTTTCAATGGGCTTTCACGTAGGGGTGTGTAGGAGGTGGATGGTGTGTCGGGTGTGTTGGTAGGTTTGATGgtgtttatgttatgttatagtgTATGTTATTGTAGGCTGATATGCAGGTTTGTTTGCGtcggtctgtctgtttgtttctaTGATGTTTGTTAAATGTGTCCGCAAAAtcttaacatgttgaaaccaatggattgttaaaaatatgttttatacCATTTGATACTTAATTGTTTCTACTTATGATACAGAGAATTCCTAAAAGGTTTGTAAATGCTTTGTCTTTTGAAATTGCAAATACTAGCTTTTTGATTCTTGTTGACATTACTTCACTCTTCGTATTTTTGTAATCACTTTCCAATAGTCATACCGTATAGTCTCAACCTTTTAAGCATCAACGATattcttgtttttattttatatatttagctgacgcattaggaaatgaatttggagaaaaccttctgttaataaaatactatgctgagccaccagcctgggtggctcacgctccagtaatttcatatgattgagctcagtaatacatcaaagaatgtcttccaattcatgaaaacaaatagataatcagcttatcggattaaaagcttagagggaaggtcttgctgctcagcgagtgtttgtaattatcaggttttctccaaattcattctctaatggattatgatgatgatgatgatgatattgatgatgatgctgatgatgatgttgatgatgacgatgatgatgatgatgatgatattgatgatgatgatgatgatgatgatattgatgatgatgaggatgatgatgatgatgatgatattgatgatgatgatgacgacgatgatgatgatgatgatgatgacgatgatgataaagatgacattgatgatgatgatgatgacgatgatgataaagatgacattgatgatgatgatgatgacgatgatgatgatgatattgaggatgatgatcatgatgatgatcatgatgatgatgatattgatgatgatgctgatgatgatgttgaagatgatgatgatgatgatgatgattttgatgatgatgatgatgatgatgatgataatgatgatgatattgatgatgatgatgatgatgatgatgatgatgatgatgatgatgatgatgatgatgatgatgatgatgatgatattgatgttattaatgatgatgatgatgaggatgatgatggtgatgcatTATTGAAATCTCACCACATTTCAGTCGTCAATGTCACCTAACAATATCCAAATGAACCGATTAATAGCTTTCTACACTGTgatcgatttttttttatttttctgttttgAAAAATCCACTTTGTCACGTACACATTGCCTTATTGATAGTAatcaacatatgtgatgcgatcaagcaaaatcagtcggaactcggaaatataaaattttcattttcttataggatagtaaaaagcatttacaaatctggattttgcagagaacaccattgaaattgaacaaccagttccaaagatatgagcaattaaagtgacttcaaaacaagaggaaacaaaaggaaatatttcctttgtatggctatatctcaaaatcaatattgccgagttccgactgattttgcttgatcgcatcacatatatcaacCTCAAATGTTATATCTAGACTTATTAATTTTTAACTGGATAGGTTGAGAATACGGGTTGCCTGACATGCCTGAGAAATTAATTGTCGTCCAAAATTGGCCATTCCTGCGTTTATCGGTGATCAAAGGTGGATGGGGAATGCGGTTTATTACAACCCATTTCTTTTGATGTGAACAGACTAGTGCTAACTGTTTGCTGTCCTGGCTATTTGTACGGGTGGTGCTATCCTGTTCATGTGGAAAAGTTTCTATACAAAAAATGATTTATCttacacacattttcgtccaagagcttccaaccagagaacaacaagcagtgaatgtctccaccacactttgtttacactacacggttgagtgcatagcaatgtgagagctgtagagcttctagctgaaaatggcATCTTTGATTGGtgtttgtcgaaacctcaagtgtcccCTTCATACAATCAGACTTtgtatatcaaacgaaagctaacacttcccctaaaaacacttttcgtcactaggtcaacaaataacgcaattcaatgtttatagcaatgcaaatgtggtaaatctgttgaaaactacctatccagtcatattttttgaccaaaatgtaggttttaaaagacaaaacctcaagtgttccttttttttcaaattttatgtcattaactgAAAAGGCACACtcatattgtccatacactagcgtcactagaatgagcaatggccaattctctttaaggtttgacactattttaaagtgttgcgatttggtagttcacggcatcttgcgaatggtagtcagctttggcaaaatgtgtgtagaagaattcaaatatcacagatatacttttgtaggtcctgtggttcttgagttatgttgtaggagggttgaaacacctgcaacactcacataaacgtacataactcattaacaacgataaatcatgcatggtttgaaagtatatggtttgtagaatgaacttttgcaaaacatcaaagtgttatttttcaatatttattttgcttgattgttttacataattatacaaaaattataaaataatttagATACTGTACAGTGTATACTGATATTTTTTTCTCATATTATATTTAGATTTATCTATGATGAGAAGTTTGGTACTTAGAATGTTCTTCGGAAGGTGAGGgtcacaaatttacaaaaagtcggcgtcaataccccaccaccgatacaccttacccctaaacaggcttaaattgtattgaaaccagtctcttttaataaaataaacactatatctgtggtcatcttgtggtTCCCTACATTTGGTCttcaacattttatgacccccacctcATTTGTCTTTCTAAAATGCATGACCCCCATCTGTATAATTTGGGACcccctccttccgaagaaaataatatcccccaccccccaccccttATGATGGTATCAAAGGAGAACAATGATAGCTTCAGGTTAATTATTAGTTATGTATAGGGGGTTGATATTCATGTGTTTGGTACAGCCCCGCTCGCTTAGAATGTTTTGTAAATCGTGTAACACTGTCTTGAGGGAACGTGGTAAACGTGAGCAATTGGCCTTGAATAATTCTAACAAACACTTTCGAATATTTAAAATGATACTTTCAAGTGTTGTATTTATGCAAGCTGTTAGTTATTTAAATCGGTATCGttatatttatttaatcaaaTGTTTCTTTCTCTTTGTTTTCCTTCCAGTGTTTCTCGTATCAAATTCATCAATAAAGATACATTTATTCGTGACATTATCATCAATAAATGCATTGTTCTATTACTTTTTCATCCACATTATCAGAATTTATTATAAAGGTAACATTACTACTAATGCAACGTGACTTATTACTTCTCATTGGAAAGTGTGTAGTCACCAATTTATGTAAAATTGACTTGGTACCGAAATTGCTATTGAAATAAAGATCAAATATTGTGCGGCGCAATGTTCTAGCTCTAGAAGAGGTATTTATTGACACACGCCACGCTCTCTGCCCATGCGTGTAGATATATCACGTGATAGGAAAGGTGATCAAACTAAAGCATCTCCCACTTGTTCAAATAAAATCACAGCCAGTTGTCAATTCATATGCGTATTTGCAGGAGGTAAATGACTGTCCTTCAGTGCAGAGAATTGATCTGATATGAATCTATCTCTTCTGTACGAACAAATTTGGAATATTGATATGGTTTGGTTATCTTATTGGCATATGCAATGATGTTGAACCTATCTAATCAATATGAATATTTGATTATTCTTAGACTTGTCACCCAAATGATAGATTTATGTTGCAACTTCTGTCAGCCAGTGATGTGCGTTTACGTAAAGACATAAGTCTGATCAGTTCTTGACTTTAAACTGATACTTTAAACTACATCTCAATTGTTCGACGATATCTTTGCTCTGGTCACTCACAAAAAATCAACTTGATTTTATTCGCACAAAAAGAAGGAAGTATGGATTTCCAAAACAGTTAGTATAACCAAGATCAACTCATGGATTAAGGCGAGGATTTTTGCGCATCAAAGTTTACGAGTTAACTAGTGCTTTTAGAACTTTACAATTTACGCATGAAAATACCAACGTCAAAACATCATGAATTGCtccaattttataaatctaacgcATAGTGGATGCTCTAATGCAACAGCTGAAGATGATTTATACGATTCCTATTCATATTACGACTATGAAATGTTTTATTCAGAACCCGTTTGGTTGCAGACGATATTTATCGTCTGTTTTGGTATTGTTACTGTGTTAGGAATTGGCGGGAACGTCATCGTCTGTTATATTGTCTTAGGAAATCGCCGAATGAGAACCGTCACAAATTACTTCATCGCTAATCTTGCTATAAGTGATGCATTAATGGCAGCAATGTGTGTGAATTCTACTTTTTATGCAACTTTGTACTTAAAATGGCCGTTTGGTATACTTATGTGTAAGATTGTAACTTTCACACAGTCTGTATCAGTTTCTGTTAGCATATGTACTATAGTGGCCATATCTCTGGATAGATACACCGCCATAATCCACCCGTTAAGTCCAAGGATGACGGCTACCAGTACTATCCTGGTGGCGATCTTCATATGGGTCTTAGCGGGTCTTTTTTTGCCTTACCATCAGCCATGTATACCACAGTTTGCGAGGGTGGTATTAACTCATTCTGCACAGAAGGTAACTGGGGAGCACGCCTATGTATATAGTATAATAGCCATGCTAACACAGTATTTTTTACCACTTACAATTTTACTATTTGCGTATGGAAGAATTGGACATACCATCTGGGCAAGAAGAACTCCGGGAGAAGGCGAGGCTTCAAGGGACAGGAAAATGACCGAATCAAAAACTAAGGTAAGGACAACACATTACTAAGAATGAAAAATAAAGATTACCCAAAAGTATCCAAAGCGGTGTAATTTACCAAGCATAGCTACTATACAGGTTGCCTTAATGGTGCGTATATGATGGAAGTTCACCAACGTTTTGTATATTTTTCGAACAGTCATTTAATTTGGTAGAAAAAGAGAGATAAAGGAACGAAAGATTGGGAGAAACGGAAAGCTACGGTCATTCACCGTAAGAGCAACATGAGACACGCACGAACTTTATAACAAAGATTTGTTTTTAAGGAATGGAACACAAAGTGATATTATGCTCATCCTATTATCCTTTAATCGACTAAATGTTGTGCCTTTGGAATCCAAAAAATCCAAAAAGGTTGTGCCAAAAGGATGATAGTTTCTATCATGTCCATAGCCAAGTTAAAAATAATGCgaggttattccatttaaaatccacccctGTAAAAAATTAGCTAAAGTATTCCACAGAAGGagcatgagttttgaatagaatagacaattttgtaacttccatttgaaatactcactccagttgtgaaaatCATAGATGAATCCATAATAGGgagagtatgtgtttcaaaatgattaaccctgaccagttacatttgcaaagcatacttcccctgtggaaaatatttccaaaatcttctacaggagtAATGTAAATTCTATATGCAATATCCCAACGCAGTGCAGCTTGCTGAATAATTGATGCATCAATATACTCTCACTAGTAGAATTttaaatgagatttttttttttcaaaccgatgtcaattggacaaaactatgagaattgaaaatgttctcatttctaTGATACTTTCTCAcgcaaatgaatgagaaatattaatcaacgtgtcaacaacctgtcgcattgtattaaatgaaaaataacAATAAGTATgtttcattcatttggatgagaaagtttcatagaaataagaaaatgatcaattctcatagttttgtgcAATTTTCATCGCTTTGAAAGATTTTTCATTATAAATTTCCTCTAGTGGTTTAAAATGCAGCACATTCATAAAGCAGTTTCCACAAAAGATAGATGAATATCTGTGATGCCAGTAGCATTGAGTTGTAGTTGAAAATAATTGGAGATTAAATGCTATGAAACTTGCTGATTACCTGATATATCTACTCGCGTTCCAAGTACATCAAGTAGTTTTTCACACGACCTTGACGCAAACACATGCATATCGCATGAACAAGCAAGTCAAATACGGCGGCTGTGTTTTTATTCAATTGGAATGTCTTTAAAGACAAGAACATTAGAATCGCGTGAAAacataaaatattctaaatgccgaATAGTGCTCTTTTCGGCCCCCCGTTGCGGCCACAACGAACGAAGTTGCAAACAGATGATGTACGATACATAGTTCTCAGTAGTTCTGCGAATAATAATCTAGTGATTCGATGGTGGTGGTGATAATATCCTTTGAAATTATTAGCCTCCATACATCTCATGATACGTTTTAGGGAAGACAGCATTTTTAAAAGTATTCAAATGGTATTGcagtaacaacaacaaaatctggTATTTGGCGTCTGGCGTCAAAACATGACCATGGAACTTGCATAGCGCCCTCCATGTTTTTCAAGGTTTGTAATGTTATGACAGTAACTTTGGAACAGAATTGTTGCTACATAGTAAACAAAATGCGTCCCATTTGATactgaaaatataattttccgATATATGGTGAAGGAAGTAATATAAACTTGCTGCAGGAGTTCGGATTGTCTATAACATAACCGACTTCATGTTCGTGTAtgttatgtgtgtgtggggggtgggggcGGTATGCGTTTTAGTTCCGGCCCGAGTTCCGGGAGGTCGAAGATGTCTGTAGCGCATTGCATGTTAACTAACGTTATCTCACCTGTTGTACCAGATATATTCCAATCTACTTGACATAAAAAAACAGGTCTCTAAATTAATAAAGATACTTTTGCAGATACAATGTCTAATAACGAAAGAGATATGTGTACTCTTCGAGCTTCGAATTTCATATCCAGAAACGCAAGTGTCCCAGGTGATTAAGATCTTCGAATCAAGTCGAATGTAAGATGCAGATAAAACTATATATATATGCAAATGTATTTTAATCTTGAAAATCTATCATTGATGAGAGAATTGTAGTTATGAAAATATAAAACATCTGGTTTTATATAACCGACCGTAATTAGACATATCGGCCTCTGAGGAAATTACACTTACATGTGACACTTCATGAAACACAAAACTGAATACAAATTCTCGGAAATCTGCATCTTGATAAAGGTGTGTGTTGAACATAAAGACATAAAAATGTACCTTTAATGTGTTTATTATTAGATGGGAAGATAGAGCTTGGCTGTAACACCTAGGATAACATGTTGAAtaatgtgtaatgttatcataTACTGACATACGCGTGTTTCACAGGTGTAACTGCTTATGGGGGTGTTCTCAACTCAATCGATAGTTCAGGCAGTTTTCATATTGAAGGAATCAGGTTTTAATAACAAGGGCATCTTCATGATCTTGACAGATTGGCTTGAGGGCATGGAGACATTTTCCTGATGACTTCAACTTCAGTGTTAAGTTACCTATTCAATACCTATGAGAGTCAGCGTTAGCAAATACGCTTAAAATAATAGTTTATAATCATACGTTAAACAGGTGAATGAAATCGATTTCGAACTTTTACTCACACAAAATGTACacaatatgtgacgcgatcaagctaaatcagtcggaactcggtaatattgattttgagatacagccacacaaaggaaatatttccttttgtttctttttgttttggacactctttaattgctaatatctttggatctggttgttcaatttcaatacggttttctgcaaaatgcagctttgtaaatgctttttactatcctataagaatctgaaaatttattttttccgagttccgactgattttgcttgatcgcatcacatatgttcttGTAAttgttgtttgtgtttgtttgttttctgtttgtttgtttgtttgtttgtggggCCGGGGGTTGCTTAAGTTTATAGCAGatgttaaataattattttttgaatagtactttttaaatttaattattttgaagagcacgtgtggccgagtggataaggcggccgactcataatccatagttTGCGAGTCCGAgacccgctcgtgccaacgtgttgtgtccttgggcaaggcactttatcctcattgcctgcGGTGGATGGGAtgggattggatgtttgtatagttgtttgtttcaatgttgcaatattggcgctgatttaaGCTGTTGCCTGCTAAATTGCATTGTGTTTGTTCAAGtgtgtttaaatataaattataGCAATTTAAACTGCGGTTCACCATTAGAGTttaaaataaaaccttcctttccTTTCGGTTTATTATGATTCGTACAGCTCCCATTCATAAGCCATTATATTGCTATATATATAGATAATTCAGTTTATATTACTACCACTTACTTACCACTAGAACTCGTAAAATTCAAAAACTCAAAAGAGTAATCAAAATTTCAACGCGTAAAATCTAATATTAGTACAATTTGACATTTAGCATCTCAGATGAAAACAAGTTATCTTATTTCATCTCAAATGACGGATTTATGCGCTATATTTGTCACCAAACAACCATATCTATACCCTAAGTGGTCCGGTTTCTTCAAATCATCGCCATCACCGTCTTTCAACCGACACCggttttgttattgtttgtaGGATAATATTTGCTCTAGGGTGAAGGATACGGAAATTGCAGAGCTATGTACACCACAAGTAGTGCATTCTGCTATGAATAAATAATAGTGGTTCACAACTAAACTATGCTTCCGATAACGTAGTGTAGTaggtaaatgaaaaaaaaataggggAAAAGGGGGAGAAATCCATGTATGGAATATGAAAAAGGGATAATAGAAGAGGATATTAAGAAGGGGTAGGACGAGAACACAGAACAGACGTACAGGGAGTCACATCTATTTGACCCCACCAGCAGGGTGAGAGTTTTTTAGGTTAGATGATTTTACAATATTAGGGCCGAATGACCACCCCAACCCCGTGTGACGCCCATTCATAACCTTGATATTTCGCATGGTGAATGAGACAAGCAAACCTTTCTACTGGTATTCTCTGTCTTAATGTTTTGGGGGGAATTGTAACTAGGTTAACAATCGGATGATGCATCTTTAACATGAGACAATCTGGCACACATAGTTCGCATACTAATGTCGTATGCCATAGCATAGCGGATGACTTGTCAATTACCGCATATAACTGTCATAAATACGATTTATTTTCGACGGATATGAAGAGGTGATTTCAAAAACGTGACAAGATCTACTAAAAATATAACAGGCAGATAAttcaaatataacaaatataaGGAAGTACTTTGAGATCGTGTTCTTCAAACCTGATATCGTTGAAGGATTACTTAGAGTGGAAGGAAAATTAATTTGGGAGGAACAAATTCATCAAATGCCATTAAATTGAAAAAGTGGGTCAAGCATTTTGCGTGAATAGTGAAGTAAATGAAGCTATTAATAAGTTTAATCGGTGAATACGTAAATCAAAttccgtattatcatgattattacttTGCAAAGACCATCTACACAAAAATGAGCATAAAGGAACATTAAATTATTatattgattccgattttttgaTCTATTTAAAAGGCccgttcagtgatttgctcatccggttgatcgtaaaaatcatcaaaatcccgATTTTGATATCTTTGTCAacgtcatagatgtgctaacatagcctgctaatgtttcagccgaaaaccgtgtatttaagacaaaaaagacattttacatgaatctgtaagtatataaattagctacatgtattcttcgttttttgcaacatttttcattttttttttaccaaatgacaatttcaattacctatccttcacttttaggcaattcataaacatttttttttttttttttctgggatcactgaatgggtctttatgtAAGAGTAACATAACGCAAGTCTAAAATAACTATAAACTTTTATTATATAGTCGCAGCTTCAGATACATCCACTGATACGGTTGCTCGATATAATGTTACTATTATGACCTATATACCTTTTGTGAAACTAAGCAACGTAAATAGAACTAATTCAGAACTCTAGATTTTTTTTTCTACGCTTTCTTGCTAAAgtaaaaaatgttgccatttgcTAGAGTTGCATAGCTTGTCACACGACCAAAATAAATAGTTATCTTGTTCAAATACAATTATGTTCTTAGTATATACCTACATGAACACCAAGTTACGCTACTAAGCACAAATCAATTcgaatgtaatgttttttaatccTTTTTCATGCATCTACATTTAATGTAGTCTGAAGCAATAAGCCTCTTATATCCTTATTCAATACAGCTAAACATCGACAACTTTTCTCAATCCGAACTGATTCATCTATAATACAACACCCATAATCTATAAAGAGCAATTTATTTATTCCCGCGTTCAAATATCTTATAGTTTTCTAAATTTCTTGGTGTCTGACCTACTTTAATGATAATTTTATGCTGATTAAATGATATGGATgaacaatcattattatatgtcCGATTTGTTATCGAGTAAATTGAGGTCCAATTACTAGAACAAGGTGTCAATTACGTTATTTTCTTTTGACCTGCAGTTCATAAGGTTGTGGGCAACTATTCTAGCATTATGACTTATATCCAATTATTAACTCAATATCGGTCCTACTCCATAGTCAACGAGGGATGAATCTGCCTCATTTCACCGTCAACATCACCCCAAAAGTAGACAACAAGGCTGATGAGATTATACGTCATGCAATCACGCAAAATGAGACGATTGCCGGTAACCTTTACTTTGACGCACAGCTTATAGTCTTATGGAATATTTTATTTGctttgcattttattgttttaaataacatGAATGCTTTTATATTCCAGGAATCTTCTAATCTTGGCGGCGTTTACAGTATGATATAGCAAAATACACTTTACTTGAAAAAATGCTTCATGCCGACAAGTGGCTTATGTTTTCATAACT contains the following coding sequences:
- the LOC140171846 gene encoding LOW QUALITY PROTEIN: RYamide receptor-like (The sequence of the model RefSeq protein was modified relative to this genomic sequence to represent the inferred CDS: deleted 3 bases in 2 codons), with product MNCSNFINLTHSGCSNATAEDDLYDSYSYYDYEMFYSEPVWLQTIFIVCFGIVTVLGIGGNVIVCYIVLGNRRMRTVTNYFIANLAISDALMAAMCVNSTFYATLYLKWPFGILMCKIVTFTQSVSVSVSICTIVAISLDRYTAIIHPLSPRMTATSTILVAIFIWVLAGLFALPSAMYTTVCEGGINSFCTEGNWGARYVYSIIAMLTQYFLPLTILLFAYGRIGHTIWARRTPGEGEASRDRKMTESKTKLVKMFATVVLLFALCYLPIHIFTIIQDVYPAILYYPFIKIIFLVVLLVAMSNCIYNPFIYCYMNHKFRNGFRSVFRFLPCIIYDPDWSSFTGLKRKDTLHTNTENVSMTSRICNDRVRWTTDISRAYGKSPKHWQNGHGAVDSGERSSFL